In Colletotrichum lupini chromosome 6, complete sequence, a single window of DNA contains:
- a CDS encoding 3-oxoacyl-(acyl-carrier protein) reductase, translating into MAANQSLAGKIAVVSGSCSGIGHAIAKELSARGAHAVINYPNASLADEAAAAVAALSTPGITIEANISTVDGPRKLIEGAVEAYGHIDILVNNAAIAINLPFEEQTLDHWDSLVNLNGRGTFLLTQQALPYLTRGSGRIVNICSISSRAAPPLQTIYAGTKGMVDSFTRVWAKELPPKYGCTVNAVSPGPTATHGFLSAGEEAMKVLGPTIEATPAAKRLGKPEEIADAVAFLCEERSRWVNGEHMFVNGGLYMD; encoded by the coding sequence ATGGCCGCAAACCAGAGTCTCGCGGGCAAGATTGCCGTGGTTTCCGGTAGTTGCAGTGGTATCGGGCATGCAATAGCGAAGGAGCTCAGCGCTCGAGGAGCCCACGCCGTAATCAACTACCCAAACGCCTCCCTAGCAGATGAAGCGGCCGCAGCAGTGGCGGCACTTTCCACCCCAGGAATCACGATCGAAGCCAACATTAGCACTGTGGACGGACCGAGGAAGTTGATAGAAGGTGCAGTTGAGGCTTATGGTCACATTGACATTCTTGTCAATAACGCCGCAATTGCCATCAATTTGCCATTTGAGGAACAAACGCTCGATCACTGGGATTCTTTGGTCAATCTGAACGGTCGTGGAACATTTCTCTTGACGCAGCAGGCTCTGCCATACCTTACTCGTGGAAGTGGACGCATCGTCAACATCTGTTCCATTAGCTCCCGCGCTGCCCCTCCTCTACAAACTATCTACGCCGGGACCAAGGGGATGGTAGATTCTTTCACCCGTGTTTGGGCAAAAGAGCTTCCCCCAAAATATGGATGCACCGTCAATGCTGTGTCCCCTGGCCCTACTGCGACGCACGGGTTCTTGAGTGCCGGAGAGGAAGCCATGAAGGTCCTAGGGCCTACAATTGAAGCAACGCCGGCAGCGAAAAGGCTAGGCAAGCCAGAAGAAATAGCGGATGCTGTGGCGTTTCTTTGCGAAGAACGATCCCGATGGGTCAATGGAGAACACATGTTCGTCAATGGGGGGCTATACATGGACTGA
- a CDS encoding gibberellin 20-oxidase, which yields MPNPESLPDRVAEENAPLRVISLQQLVDGDEVCREHLLKACTDLGFFYLDCREVASGQVMANVQSMYDLAISFYDLPQDEKMAWLVDRDHDEHLVMGYKPAGHGNGPVEGKKDGFEGLMKLFEHPISKISDPSTFPGPSVIATQLDVLKSATANFREISILLLSRLSAALGLNEELAYQQYHRKNAVCPTALGLLKYTLADVEPEKVGQIAHTDAGSLSIVFTEVGGLQVLKPNEDQWYYIAPKPVHAVVNVSDALRFISGGLLESSLHRIIPHKDEVTRHKYSIVYLLRPEMDAEFVNSEGVTWKGLDWTNKKHAVFRATAEEQATGTYLTGREGYVGYWDPEVDKESETIMGIKNRCDYRILKEYSDNPTSFTRSVDFNPKLQATAEGQNSGIFAFLFSF from the exons ATGCCGAATCCCGAGTCGCTGCCTGACAGGGTTGCTGAGGAGAATGCTCCTTTGCGCGTTATCTCCCTCCAGCAACTCGTCGATGGAGATGAGGTGTGCCGTGAGCATTTGCTGAAAGCATGTACCGATCTCGGGTTTTTCTATCTTGACTGTCGGGAGGTTGCTTCTGGCCAGGTCATGGCAAATGTACAATCCATGTATGACCTAGCCATAAGCTTCTATGATCTACCTCAAGATGAAAAGATGGCGTGGCTTGTGGACCGGGATCATGATGAGCACTTAGTCATGGG ATACAAACCAGCAGGGCATGGCAACGGGCCAGTCGAAGGAAAGAAGGACGGGTTCGAAGGGCTTATG AAGCTTTTCGAACATCCAATCTCGAAGATCAGCGATCCTTCGACTTTTCCAGGACCTAGTGTGATCGCAACACAGCTCGACGTGTTGAAAAGTGCTACAGCAAACTTCCGGGAAATCAGCATTCTCTTACTGTCTCGACTTTCTGCCGCTTTGGGTTTGAATGAAGAGCTTGCTTATCAGCAATATCACCGTAAAAACGCCGTTTGCCCAACAGCCTTGGGTCTTCTCAAGTACACCCTCGCAGACGTTGAACCTGAAAAAGTGGGCCAGATTGCTCATACTGATGCTGGAAGTCTCTCAATCGTCTTCACCGAGGTTGGTGGTCTCCAGGTTCTAAAACCGAATGAGGATCAGTGGTACTACATTGCGCCCAAGCCCGTGCACGCAGTTGTGAACGTCAGCGATGCGCTTCGCTTCATTTCTGGGGGACTTCTGGAGTCGAGCTTGCACCGCATAATTCCCCACAAGGACGAAGTCACGCGTCACAAGTATTCTATTGTTTACCTCTTGCGACCTGAAATGGATGCAGAGTTTGTTAACTCGGAAGGTGTTACTTGGAAGGGCCTCGACTGGACGAACAAGAAACATGCCGTGTTTCGTGCAACAGCCGAGGAGCAAGCCACGGGGACTTACTTGACTGGAAGAGAAGGATATGTTGGCTATTGGGATCCGGAGGTGGATAAGGAGAGTGAAACTATCATG GGCATCAAGAACCGGTGTGATTATCGTATATTGAAAGAGTACTCAGACAACCCTACCTCATTCACGCGATCCGTGGACTTCAATCCCAAGTTACAGGCGACAGCGGAAGGCCAAAATTCTGGAATTTTCGCTTTCCTATTCTCATTTtga